The following is a genomic window from Clostridium sp..
CTTGATTCTCAATAGTCATAAATAAAACAGTCATAGTTATTAAACTGAGCATAAGTATGCCCAGCATTGACTTCATTAACTTTTTTTTCATAATATTATCACTACTCTCCAGAATTAAATCTATATCCTATTCCACGAATAGTTTCAATAAATCTAGGTTTCTTGTCATCTTCTTCAATTTTCTGTCTCAAATGCCTTATATGCACATCAACTGTTCTAGTTTCGCCTATATACTCATATCCCCAAACCCTGTCAAGAAGACAATCTCGTGTGACAACTCTCCCCTTGTTCTTTACAAGTATTTGCAGGAGTTCAAATTCCTTTAAAGTAAGTTCCACCTTCTTATCACTTCTTAAAATTTCATGCTTGTCAAAATTAATCTTTAAATCCCCAAACACATAGTAATTGTTATTATCATTGACATTTGTTCTTCTCAGAAGTGCCTTTACTCTCGCCACAAGCTCTCTTACAGAAAATGGCTTTGTAATATAATCATCCGCCCCAAGTTCCAATCCAAGCACCTTGTCAAATTCCTCACCCTTTGCAGTTATCATTATAATTGGAATTGATGATATTGAACTATCTTTTCTTATCTCCTTGCATACATCATAACCATCCATTTCAGGCAGCATAACATCCAGCAATATCAGTTTAGGTCTTTCATCCCTGACCTTTTTTATAGCATCCAGCCCATCAGTTGAGGTTATAACCTTATAGCCACTTTTTTCAAGATTAAACTTGATTAACTCACATATGTGTTCCTCGTCATCAACTACTAAAATTTTTTCTTCCGACATAATTGCCTCCATTTATATTAATTTATAAATTAGTTCTATACATATAGGTTAATTCAAATAAATAAATGAAAATAGTCTGCCGCACTTCTTGTTCTTTCTATATGAATACAACTCATAATCAGTGCTGCAGTCCGTACATATATCTAAACAATTTATATTTTCATCTTTAATTCCCTCATACTCAAGCTGATACATAAGACATTTTTTTAAATCCAGCTTATTACCTGCAAATATATTTTTTCCGCCATAAAAACTTGAATTTCCGAATTTATCTATTAATTCATCTCCAACAATATAGCAGCATACTCCTATATGAGGACCTATACATACCATAATATCATTTGCATCACTATTATAATCTGTTTTGAACTTTTGAACAGCTTTCTTAAGTATGAGGCTGAGTGTTCCCCTCCATCCACTGTGCACAGCAGCAACAACTGAATTCTTCCTGTCATATAAAAGTACGGGAACACAGTCTGCATTAAATACACCTACTGCAGTATTTGCACCTGTTGTAAATATCCCATCTGCATCTTCTAATTTTCCATTATACACTATAAGCTTATCACCATGGACCTGATTCAAGTAGCCTATATTTTTCAAATCAAACCATTTGCTCAGATTTTCTATATTTTGCCTTCCCGGAATTGTAGCCTTGTTAAAGTCCAAGTTGTTTTTAGCCGTTGAAAATACAGCCGTTGCTCCATCTAAATCCACTTTTATAAACTCATATCCTGCAATTGAAATAGTATCCATGCCCATCCTCCAAATACAAAATAATTAATATTACACCATACATTTTAACATTGTTTATATATAAATTGAACTCCGTATATGTAACTTAAATTTATTAACCTAAATTTAACACAGTCAAAGATACAAAAGAGGGATACCTCAATATTCTACTTTTGAGATATCCCTCTTCTAGTTTAAAATACCTTCCGCTATTGTAATAGTTGATTAACAGTATTCTCTGAAATTGACCCTTCTCCTCCGAGAATGGTAATTTGACTGGCAGAGCCAAGTTTTGAGTTAATATAATTTTTTGTATTACCGGAATCAATTCTTCCAATAAGTACAATGGGTGCCTTCTCCTTGCCCGCTGCTGAAGAACCACAGAGTGCATCTGCAAAATCACTTCCCGATGCAAAATAAATATTTGACAGATCATAGCTGTCATTAAATTTATTCAATACAGCAGTGTTTGTAGAATATCTGTCCGCTCCTGATATTCTCTCAGCCTTCAAACTCTTGACTATACTATCGCTTACGACGCCATTTCCTCCAATTACATATGATTTACTGCCATTTTCCGTTATATACTGCAGCACATCATTTTCTAGATGGCTTCCATCTACCAGAAGTATTGGACTTCCCGATAGAGCCGCATAAGATGATATTGTCAATCCATCTGCAAAGCCTTTTCCTGAAGCTATGAATATCTGTGCAGGTTTTCCAATCTGTTTTGCAACTGCAAGTGAAGTGGCATATCTGTTTGCTCCAGATATTCTCTCTACACTTATTTTCATACTCTTTACAGCATTTGTCACTGAATTAGACACGACTCCGGTACCACCAATTATATAAACTTTTTTAACTTTCAGTCTCGAAAGTTCTGCCGATGTACTTTTATCCAGTGAGTTATTTGAAGTCAGCAGTATAGGTGCATTCAACTGCTTTGCAAATGGTGCTGCACTAAGTGCATCTGCAAAAGCCTTACCTGATACCAGTATTGCCGAATCTGCACTTGACCATTTGTTCTGTGATATTTTTGCCGAGGTTTCATATCTGTCTGATCCACCCAGTCTCACCTGCTTCAGGGAAGTCAATTCTTTATCCGATATTATATAATCACTATTATGTGTTACATCAAAACTTATATAATTATCAGAAGCAACTTTTAAATTGTTTGCTATATTGCTGAAAGTATCGTTGGATTCATTGTAATAATATACATTCATATTATTTTTGTCTTTATCTTCAAGCCAGCTATTGTCAAGTTTAATCTTAACTGTAGCTTTCCCAGGAAGTTCTCCATTATCTGCAAAAGATACTACAGTAACATCCGCATTATTTGTCTTCTGCTGAATTGCTTCCTTATTTGACGACTTGGAATCTTTAATTTTAGCTATATCAACTGTCATATCAACCGATTTAGTATCTGATATGTCATTTCCATTAAATGTCCATTCTATTCCATCTTCTGTGAACACCAATTTTTTGTCGGTCCCCTTCACTGCATCAAATACATCTTTCTCCACTTTTTTATTGTCATCTACCTTTATAGTTACAGTTGCATTATCACTTGATTTCTTTATTGCATTAACAACTGAATTTGTATTTGAGTTTGTTACATTAACTGATGAATTTGAACCACTACTTGAACTGCCACCACCTGATCCACCACCTGATGAAGTTTTCTTAGTTATAGTATAGGTGTCTATAGCTTCCATTGTATCAGTTCTATACGTTGTTATTGTAAAGTTGTTGCTGTCCACTTTTACATCTGAAAATGTTGGGACATGATCCTGCCATTTTACAGCTTCATAGTAATTGTTCTGATTTGGTTCCTGCATTTCATAGTATTTACTTCCACTTGCAGAGTTTGCAGTTATATACAGAACCCCTTCCGGATTGGTAACCTTGCCGTCTTTTGCATCTTCCACATCAACTGCTTCTCCAGCCTTCATCTGGTATGTTCTCGTATAGCAGTGGTCATGTCCGTCCAGGACAACATCCACTCCAAGTTCCTCGAATACCTCAGGATGTGTAAGTCTTCTCTGCGCTATATCCTTGTCCGTCTCATGGTTTGCAGAACTGTAGATTGAATGGTGCATTGCCGCTATCTTCCATTTTACATTTGGATTCGCTGCTATCGCCTCTTTCATGAATGCCTTGTGGTCCTCTGCATTAATGTCGTTGCTGTTCAGCATCATGAAAAGCGTATTTCCATATACATAGTAATAGTCATTTCCTGTTGTTCCATTACTTTTATCTTCCTCGAATCCGTTATTGGTGAATATACCATACTTGTCTGACATATTAGGAACATTGAAATGAGTTATGTGACCCGGTCCATATCCTTCGTGGTTACCCGGAATTGCTGCAAGTGGTATATTTTTTAGCTGCTCAGGTCTGAAGAACTGGTCGTATTCTCCTTCATTCTTGACTGTACTGCCTTCATCCAGAGATTCCTTACCGTTATTTACCTGATCTCCTATCGACATTATAAAGTCAGTGTCCTTGAATTTATCAAAAGCTTTATTCAGTGTATCAACCCATCCGTTTCCATCTTCAGTTATTTTG
Proteins encoded in this region:
- a CDS encoding response regulator transcription factor, which encodes MSEEKILVVDDEEHICELIKFNLEKSGYKVITSTDGLDAIKKVRDERPKLILLDVMLPEMDGYDVCKEIRKDSSISSIPIIMITAKGEEFDKVLGLELGADDYITKPFSVRELVARVKALLRRTNVNDNNNYYVFGDLKINFDKHEILRSDKKVELTLKEFELLQILVKNKGRVVTRDCLLDRVWGYEYIGETRTVDVHIRHLRQKIEEDDKKPRFIETIRGIGYRFNSGE
- the pgeF gene encoding peptidoglycan editing factor PgeF, whose amino-acid sequence is MDTISIAGYEFIKVDLDGATAVFSTAKNNLDFNKATIPGRQNIENLSKWFDLKNIGYLNQVHGDKLIVYNGKLEDADGIFTTGANTAVGVFNADCVPVLLYDRKNSVVAAVHSGWRGTLSLILKKAVQKFKTDYNSDANDIMVCIGPHIGVCCYIVGDELIDKFGNSSFYGGKNIFAGNKLDLKKCLMYQLEYEGIKDENINCLDICTDCSTDYELYSYRKNKKCGRLFSFIYLN
- a CDS encoding cell wall-binding repeat-containing protein; this translates as MMQYLKKATSKIALFMLCSLVVFSGLGMPISTKAAENDDTSTSQSVTATAEEGTQPDIKDVTFAPGADQSQVNFAWYSKGNADPQVQIALKSDMTGSQFPEDKAKTFKGQKSEGNEGYTSNKATVTGLKQATAYVYRVGDGTNWSPVNDYTTQDISKGFNFLFAGDPQIGASGKITEDGNGWVDTLNKAFDKFKDTDFIMSIGDQVNNGKESLDENSAVKNEGEYDQFFRPEQLKNIPLAAIPGNHEGYGPGHITHFNVPNMSDKYGIFTNNGFEEDKSNGTTGNDYYYVYGNTLFMMLNSNDINAEDHKAFMKEAIAANPNVKWKIAAMHHSIYSSANHETDKDIAQRRLTHPEVFEELGVDVVLDGHDHCYTRTYQMKAGEAVDVEDAKDGKVTNPEGVLYITANSASGSKYYEMQEPNQNNYYEAVKWQDHVPTFSDVKVDDNNFTITTYRTDTMEAIDTYTITKTSDEPGIDKDIKDVTFAPGADQSQVNFAWYSKGTADPQVQIALKSDMTGSQFPEDKAKTFKGKKSEGNEGYTSNKATVTGLKQATAYVYRVGDGTNWSPVNDYTTQDISKGFNFLFAGDPQIGASGKITEDGNGWVDTLNKAFDKFKDTDFIMSIGDQVNNGKESLDEGSTVKNEGEYDQFFRPEQLKNIPLAAIPGNHEGYGPGHITHFNVPNMSDKYGIFTNNGFEEDKSNGTTGNDYYYVYGNTLFMMLNSNDINAEDHKAFMKEAIAANPNVKWKIAAMHHSIYSSANHETDKDIAQRRLTHPEVFEELGVDVVLDGHDHCYTRTYQMKAGEAVDVEDAKDGKVTNPEGVLYITANSASGSKYYEMQEPNQNNYYEAVKWQDHVPTFSDVKVDSNNFTITTYRTDTMEAIDTYTITKKTSSGGGSGGGSSSSGSNSSVNVTNSNTNSVVNAIKKSSDNATVTIKVDDNKKVEKDVFDAVKGTDKKLVFTEDGIEWTFNGNDISDTKSVDMTVDIAKIKDSKSSNKEAIQQKTNNADVTVVSFADNGELPGKATVKIKLDNSWLEDKDKNNMNVYYYNESNDTFSNIANNLKVASDNYISFDVTHNSDYIISDKELTSLKQVRLGGSDRYETSAKISQNKWSSADSAILVSGKAFADALSAAPFAKQLNAPILLTSNNSLDKSTSAELSRLKVKKVYIIGGTGVVSNSVTNAVKSMKISVERISGANRYATSLAVAKQIGKPAQIFIASGKGFADGLTISSYAALSGSPILLVDGSHLENDVLQYITENGSKSYVIGGNGVVSDSIVKSLKAERISGADRYSTNTAVLNKFNDSYDLSNIYFASGSDFADALCGSSAAGKEKAPIVLIGRIDSGNTKNYINSKLGSASQITILGGEGSISENTVNQLLQ